In Gadus morhua chromosome 2, gadMor3.0, whole genome shotgun sequence, the DNA window CCTTCTCCTGCCGCCTGGGGGAGGTGATGGTGAGACACTGAGCCTCACAGCATCACGAGGAGCGTGCCCCCGCtaggacagggggacaggaagtaggaaGTCCTCCTCTAGACCCGGGGGCCCCGTCCCAGCCGACCCCGACCTGGGGAGCTGGTTATGTAGTGACCTTTCTGACCGCCTGTTCACCTCCAGGTCCTGGACCAGGCCGGCCTTCAGGCCCCCCGCGAGGCGGTCCGGGGGGTCTGCATCGAGGATGTGGTGTGGCACCGGGCCCCCGGCGGGGCCCTGCGCCTCAGCGCCACGCTGCGCTGGAGCTTCCCTCCCCGGCTCTGGCGCTACTTCCACCTGTCGTGGCGGCGGctgaggggcccggggccccgcgGCCAGGCCGGGCCCCCGGTGCCGCTGGGCCGGGCGTACTCCACCCTGTTCCGCCTGACGGAGCTGGAGGTCCCGGGGCCCCCCGCCAGGGTGGAGCTGAGGGTGGAACCCGTCCTGAAGGAGGGCCTCCTGGTCCCGGAGGCCCTCTGGGGCCGGAGGAGCCTGAGCTACTCAGGACCAGTGGAGACCAGTGGAGACCAGTAGACATTAGAGATCAAGACCTGTAGAGACCAAGACCAGTGGAGACCAGTAGACAGTAGAGACCAAGACCTGTAGAGACCAGTGGAGACCAAGACCAGTGGAGACCAGTAGACAGTAGAGACCAAGACCTGTAGAGGCCAGTGGAGACCAAGACCAGTGGAGACCAGTAGACAGTGGAGACCAAGACCTGTAGAGACCAATGGAGACCAAGACCAGTGGAGACCAGTAGACAGTAGAGACCAAGACCTGTAGAGACCAGTGGAGACCGAGACCAGTAGATAGTAGAGACcaagaccagtagagaccaagACCAGTAGAGACATTGGAGACCAAGACCAGTAGAGACAGTGGAGACcaagaccagtagagaccaagACCAGTAGAGATCCTCTAACCTGAGCTACTCAGGACCAGtggagaccagtagagaccgaGACCAGTGGAGAACAGTAGAGACCaatagagaccagtagagaccgaGACCAGTGGAGACCAAGACCTGTGGAGACCAGTGGAGACAGTAGAGACCAGTGGAGACCAAGACCTGTGGAGACCAGTGGAGACAGTAGAGACCAGTGGAGACAGTAGAGACCGAGACCAGTGGAGACTAGTAGACCAGTGGAGACCaatagagaccagtagagatcAGTGGAGACACTGGAGACCGAGACCAGTGGAGACAGTAGAGACCAGTGGAGACAGTAGAGACCGAGACTAGTAGACCAGTGGAGACCAATAGAGATCAGTGGAGACACtggagaccagtagagaccaagaccagtagagaccagtagagaccctCTAACCTGAGCTACTCAGGACCGGTGGAGACCAATAGAGACCAGACCAGTGGAGACCAGTAgacagtagagaccagtagacaGTAGAGACCAGCAGAGACCAAGACCGGTGGAGACCAGTAGACGTCCTCTAACCTGAGCTACTCAGGACCAGTGGAGACcaagaccagtagagaccagtagagacactAGAGACCAGTAGACACCAGTGGAGACCAGTAGACGTCCTCTACCCTGGTCTACTCAGGACCAGTAGACGTCTAACCCGACCTGGAGGACCAGTGGATGATGAACAACggttcagggacaccttgaaccctaaccctaatgaagacctcctcctcctcctcctgcagagcTGCCTggtccctggagggggggggggtcccattAGTGCAGCTCGCTGAAACATGTTCATGGACCATCTGTTGCAGATAGAACCTAAAAAATTACTGTCAAATGCTTTATGAAATAAAACATCAGCCCTCCAAAGAATTGAGTTTTGATTTTTGAGAATCATTTGTTCTAAATAAGAATAAATCACTTCACTTAGGAAacaagtaaggaataatcacctcaaggccgggcaataaacagtttgatatgcccggctcgcggaaggttaccgtccacgagccgggcatatcaaactgtttattgccttgccttgaggtgattattccgattattcgcgccggccaacataatagaacaattcaaatactttaattagcctttttcttatttgtattgcatacttattaaatgtatactctgtttaaaTTAATCTCCCTcgaaagtagttccctttagaactacggtgactAACGTTAGCTCcaccacacaaggctggatcactagtttaataacgtagttgctacattcgtatcaagtcagctttgatgacgatcgatcaaacatgcactccttggtttatttttactatgGACCTCTTgttggaaatgtatgtgatagaaaacgatacaagcggcgtattgatctactgtgctcagacagcagcaagtagaaccgacaagtcagcgggcaatatgccggattaatgcacccctcccagccaatcagaatcgagcattcttaaatgaagtacaATAACTGCCTTTATTGTTTCCAACAGCCATAATAAACAAATGTCCCTCAACGTGGTTACAGTACAGGGCGAACAAGATTGTCAAAGAGCACTTGAGGAAAGTAGAGTCAGGACTGCCGAGTCATCTTCAGAGTCAGGACTGCTGAGTCACCATCTTCAGAGTCAGGACTGCTGAGTCACCATCTTCAGAGTCAGGACTGCCGAGTCGTCATCTTCAGAGTCAGGACTGCCGAGTCACCATCTTCAGAGTCAGGACTGCTGAGTCACCATCTTCAGCATCTGTAGAGCCATGGCGCCCTGGTCGGAGGGAATCTAGAGGGACAACATTAGGACGTTGGCCATACAGCCATCTCCCCAAATGCACAACAGGGCTTTGCCCATAAAGGTTTATCATCTGAACCCTGCTGCTTGACCACTTTGGCAAGGCAGCTCAAACCCCCCCTACCATGTGGCCCGCCCTCAGGATCCAGTAGAAGGAGAAGTTCCTGTAGCGCTTGTAGAAGGCTCCGGTGGTCCCGGGGGCCGCTGGGTCGTCCAGGGGGGTCCACCTCAGGCCCTTATAGGTGGGGAGCCCCTCCCAGGCCAGAGAGTTCACCCAGCGCTCCTGACCTGCAGACAGTCACCGGTCAGATGCAACAAGAACTGGAACCTAACCCTAGCGCTGTGTGGAGGCACCTACCCATGGTGTCCACGATGAGGTCCAGCTGCCCGTTGTAGACGCTCACGTTGACCCCGGCCGCCAGAAGCTGGTCCACCAGCGCCACTACCGGCCTCATGAAGTCTCCCGCCATGGAGCTGAACACCTCCTCCGCCTGGCCTGAACacaccagtcacacacacacacgtaacacacacgtaacacacacCGGGTTCACTTGTAatcccagacaggaagtgaggtcagaGAAGTCTGAGCAAAGCAAGTAGTCAGACGGAGCAATTAGAGTTGGACGGAGTAATTAGAGTTAGACATTGCTTTGCAACAGAAGTCTAGGGATGATGGAGATCAAACATAAACAATATAATTATACCATATAAGTTACTAATTCGGTGCATAACAAAAAGTGGGTGCTCAGGAGACGCAGTGTGCCGTCGTTCAGGTAAGGGTAAGCCCTCTACATCATCTTTAAATGAGGTCATTCTTTTTGACCTCGTACTTCATTGAACTTTATAGAAGAACAGACGTGATATGCCCGCCATGAGCATTAATGAtttaacagccaatcacagcccagaCGTTGGACAGAGCATGGCTCCAGCTCTTCGTGACCTCCTACCTCCCCAGGTGACGTTGTGAGGGATCAGCCCCAGCTTGTCCCGGATCTCTCCGTTCATCAGCTGGACCAGAGACTGTCTGTGGAGCGGGCGGATGTGGCGCCGGGCGAGCAGAGCTGTCAACAACGGGAACATTTAGCAGACGGAGAGACAGCCAACACCACAAGGGGGAACATTtagcagacggacagacagccaTCACCACAAGGGGGAACATTtagcagacggacagacagctgACAACACAATGGGGAACAGTTATTTTATTTCCTCGTCCTGTAGACTGAGATGCTGAGCGTTTTGGAGCTGGCTTTAGCGAAGGTTTCATATCTTGAACAAAGACATGCCAAGTCACAGATTGGTTTATTATATTGCAGTTTCTCTCCGCTCAGTAAATCCATGTCATACGTTTGACACCTATTCATTCTTGAACGACATGGGTGAAAACAGATGTTTTAAAATCGGACAGGGACAACCTTTTGTTTCTACAGAGGCTGTCCAATTCATCTGATGAGAAATATGCATCTTGGATGCTAAATAATTGACTTTTTTCTTCAAATGACGCTTATCTAAAGCAAttagggagggaggcaggagtAGCTCATCATCTAGGTAGCCAGATCTAGTGAGACGGCCCATAGAAAGACGCCAGATTCTCATTTCATAGCATTAAGCTCCAGTCACTGTTCCCCATTTAGCCTTCTAACCACAGGAGTAGAACAGCCTCCTCTGCATTTCTGGTTGATGAACATTCATTAAACATGCACATGTTAAAATAACACATAGCATGTTTGTGCATATCCAATGTAAGCTTTAAAAAGAAATTGAAAGAAATGAGTTATTCAGTATTAGTCGTCTCTGCTTTTTAGAAAAGTCCCTAAATAGACCATTTCAGAGTGGTACCAATGAAGTCCCCCTTGGCCAGTGAAGAAAGTTCCTCGTCCGGCTCTTTGGTCAGGATGTTGTAGAAGTTCACCCCATTCGTGTTCTGCAAGCAGATGGAAACAATGAAGCATTGGCTGCACGTTGGGCTGTCCCTCCAGGTTCTCAAACCAACCTGATCTACGACGCTCTCTGCAACAGACCACAGCTCCGTGGCCTTCTGGAAGCTCTGCTCCTCCACCGCCTTCCTCACTGCCTCGGCTGCCTCCGTGACCTCCAGGAGGCCGTAGTCGTCTAGCAGAGACTGGACAACAGTCACCTTATGCCAGAGACTGGACAACAGTCTCCTTATGGTTGGACCACTGTTCACTCGATAAAGACTGGACAACAGACTCCTTATGGGTGGAACACTGTTCACTCGATAATAAAGACTGGACAACAGTCTCCTTATGTTTGGAACACTGTTCACTCGATAATGAAGACTGGAGAACAGTCTGCTTATGGTTGGAACACTGTTCACTCGATAAAGACTGGACACCAGTCTCCTTATGGGTGGAACACTGTTCACTCGATAATAAAGACTGGACAACAGTCGTCTTATGCTTGGAACACTGTTCACTCGATAATGAAGACTGGACGACAGTCACCTATGGCTGGAAAATGTTCACTCTTTAAACAAGATTAAAATGGAAACAGGGAACTCAGAGTGGAGGACGATGAAACGGGGACCAGGGAAACCATTTGTCAAAGGAAAATGTTATATGGATTATATGGGAGCAGATCACAGCCAACTGGCAGTAGACAGCATCATGGGGCTGGAACATTGAGCTACAAACCACTGCATACATATAATGTACCTTAACAGTTGTATTAGTGATCCGTGTCATCTGTCAACTCATAGACAGGTTACCATTCAaatcaagaaaaaaatatctatcAATAGCTTACTGTGCTGTAGAGATATGGACCCCAGGTCAGCACCGAATCTGTAAGGAGAGAAGAGTTGTGACTCAAGAGAACGCATGACGAGCTTTCAGCCTCTGTGTCCACAACGTTTCTATAGTTGAGCATCAAAGCTATCCTAGCACTGAAGCTAACCTAACACCAGAGCTACTCTGAGCGTAGCTGACCGGTCCCACCTGCCAGATTGTCGCTCAAAGTACAATCAGCTTCCATCAGACCCAGGAGGAAGCATTCCAATCAGATACAGTTAACGTTCTAAAAACGTATGAAGACCACCAAAGatctcactcagtcacacatGCCAATTGCTTGTGCGGTAATGGGCTAAATGTCTACTTTTATACATAGTATactatatatatgcatttatgTATACTATATGTATAAACCACACGCCCAGCGATTTGCTGAAAGCTGACTGTGTTCTGAGATCTGCATGTTATTCCTGATTGGACCATGGACCAGTACATGCCTACAGGGAGATCCACATGGACCAGTACATGCCTACAGGGAGATCCACATGGACCAGTACATGCCTACAGGGAGATCCACATGGACCAGTACATGCCTACAGGGAGATCCACATGGACCAGTACATGCCTACAGGGAGATCCACATGGACCAGTACATGCCTACAGGGAGATCCACATGGACCAGTACATGCCTACAGGGAGATCCAAATGGACCAGTATATGCCTACAGGGAGATCCACAAGGACCAGTACATACCTACAGGGAGATCCACATGGACCA includes these proteins:
- the scpep1 gene encoding retinoid-inducible serine carboxypeptidase isoform X3 yields the protein MVQLTTYLILGLLPLLALVSAAGRRPSPGKEAWGYVDVREGAHMFWWLYYADGPASYQDLPLVLWLQGGPGGSSTGFGNFEEIGPLDRELQPRKTSWVQTASVLFVDNPVGTGFSYVDGPDGFSRDVATVASDMLVLLRSFFTQRSELQNVPFYIFSESYGGKMAAAISVELSKAVTEGAVKCNFAGVALGDSWISPVDSVLTWGPYLYSTSLLDDYGLLEVTEAAEAVRKAVEEQSFQKATELWSVAESVVDQNTNGVNFYNILTKEPDEELSSLAKGDFIALLARRHIRPLHRQSLVQLMNGEIRDKLGLIPHNVTWGGQAEEVFSSMAGDFMRPVVALVDQLLAAGVNVSVYNGQLDLIVDTMGQERWVNSLAWEGLPTYKGLRWTPLDDPAAPGTTGAFYKRYRNFSFYWILRAGHMIPSDQGAMALQMLKMVTQQS
- the scpep1 gene encoding retinoid-inducible serine carboxypeptidase isoform X4, whose protein sequence is MVQLTTYLILGLLPLLALVSAGRRPSPGKEAWGYVDVREGAHMFWWLYYADGPASYQDLPLVLWLQGGPGGSSTGFGNFEEIGPLDRELQPRKTSWVQTASVLFVDNPVGTGFSYVDGPDGFSRDVATVASDMLVLLRSFFTQRSELQNVPFYIFSESYGGKMAAAISVELSKAVTEGAVKCNFAGVALGDSWISPVDSVLTWGPYLYSTSLLDDYGLLEVTEAAEAVRKAVEEQSFQKATELWSVAESVVDQNTNGVNFYNILTKEPDEELSSLAKGDFIALLARRHIRPLHRQSLVQLMNGEIRDKLGLIPHNVTWGGQAEEVFSSMAGDFMRPVVALVDQLLAAGVNVSVYNGQLDLIVDTMGQERWVNSLAWEGLPTYKGLRWTPLDDPAAPGTTGAFYKRYRNFSFYWILRAGHMIPSDQGAMALQMLKMVTQQS
- the scpep1 gene encoding retinoid-inducible serine carboxypeptidase isoform X1, with the protein product MVQLTTYLILGLLPLLALVSAAGRRPSPGKEAWGYVDVREGAHMFWWLYYADGPASYQDLPLVLWLQGGPGGSSTGFGNFEEIGPLDRELQPRKTSWVQTASVLFVDNPVGTGFSYVDGPDGFSRDVATVASDMLVLLRSFFTQRSELQNVPFYIFSESYGGKMAAAISVELSKAVTEGAVKCNFAGVALGDSWISPVDSVLTWGPYLYSTVTVVQSLLDDYGLLEVTEAAEAVRKAVEEQSFQKATELWSVAESVVDQNTNGVNFYNILTKEPDEELSSLAKGDFIALLARRHIRPLHRQSLVQLMNGEIRDKLGLIPHNVTWGGQAEEVFSSMAGDFMRPVVALVDQLLAAGVNVSVYNGQLDLIVDTMGQERWVNSLAWEGLPTYKGLRWTPLDDPAAPGTTGAFYKRYRNFSFYWILRAGHMIPSDQGAMALQMLKMVTQQS
- the scpep1 gene encoding retinoid-inducible serine carboxypeptidase isoform X2, whose protein sequence is MVQLTTYLILGLLPLLALVSAGRRPSPGKEAWGYVDVREGAHMFWWLYYADGPASYQDLPLVLWLQGGPGGSSTGFGNFEEIGPLDRELQPRKTSWVQTASVLFVDNPVGTGFSYVDGPDGFSRDVATVASDMLVLLRSFFTQRSELQNVPFYIFSESYGGKMAAAISVELSKAVTEGAVKCNFAGVALGDSWISPVDSVLTWGPYLYSTVTVVQSLLDDYGLLEVTEAAEAVRKAVEEQSFQKATELWSVAESVVDQNTNGVNFYNILTKEPDEELSSLAKGDFIALLARRHIRPLHRQSLVQLMNGEIRDKLGLIPHNVTWGGQAEEVFSSMAGDFMRPVVALVDQLLAAGVNVSVYNGQLDLIVDTMGQERWVNSLAWEGLPTYKGLRWTPLDDPAAPGTTGAFYKRYRNFSFYWILRAGHMIPSDQGAMALQMLKMVTQQS
- the scpep1 gene encoding retinoid-inducible serine carboxypeptidase isoform X5, encoding MSTPAGRRPSPGKEAWGYVDVREGAHMFWWLYYADGPASYQDLPLVLWLQGGPGGSSTGFGNFEEIGPLDRELQPRKTSWVQTASVLFVDNPVGTGFSYVDGPDGFSRDVATVASDMLVLLRSFFTQRSELQNVPFYIFSESYGGKMAAAISVELSKAVTEGAVKCNFAGVALGDSWISPVDSVLTWGPYLYSTVTVVQSLLDDYGLLEVTEAAEAVRKAVEEQSFQKATELWSVAESVVDQNTNGVNFYNILTKEPDEELSSLAKGDFIALLARRHIRPLHRQSLVQLMNGEIRDKLGLIPHNVTWGGQAEEVFSSMAGDFMRPVVALVDQLLAAGVNVSVYNGQLDLIVDTMGQERWVNSLAWEGLPTYKGLRWTPLDDPAAPGTTGAFYKRYRNFSFYWILRAGHMIPSDQGAMALQMLKMVTQQS